Proteins from a single region of Paenibacillus sp. BIHB 4019:
- a CDS encoding ABC transporter substrate-binding protein, which produces MSNKRKRFMPLLALLMVASLVLGACGSKNESSGEEGTAEKPVELIWYTIGTPQKDVDKVMAEVSKYTAEKIGVTIKMNMVDWGDYAQKLQVMTASGDPVDIMFTASWAFDYVQNARKGAFLQIDDLLKEKGQGIVSALDPAFLEGSKVDGHNYGIPANKELPAQEVWRFNKQLLDKYKLDMSGVYTLESLEPLLKTIKENEPDVYALAVDKNQMPYVKYDYIIEKLPMAVALDTTDYKIVNVLDTPEMKQILGTMHKYYKAGYIPTEAATMDSMTDAQTTGKWFADRATSQPFADNLWSASYGYPVVSTPASDALIYNWSVMGSMQAISANSAYPEKAMEFLNLLNTDPVLRNMIDSGIEGVHYKKVSDTVMDNLDESKNYDMPTFSLGNLMITYLNTTDPTNKWEEFKKFNDAGTVAPLLGFNFDTSKVTTEIASVQNVKEEYWAALMTGTVDPEVYLPRANEKFKAAGLDKIIEEAQRQLDEWRAANGK; this is translated from the coding sequence ATGAGTAACAAGAGAAAAAGATTTATGCCGCTGCTTGCCTTGCTGATGGTTGCATCGCTTGTGCTTGGCGCTTGCGGAAGTAAAAACGAAAGCAGCGGTGAAGAGGGAACAGCTGAAAAGCCGGTTGAACTCATCTGGTACACCATTGGCACGCCGCAAAAAGATGTAGATAAAGTTATGGCCGAGGTGAGCAAATACACGGCTGAGAAAATTGGCGTTACGATTAAAATGAATATGGTGGACTGGGGCGATTACGCTCAGAAGCTGCAAGTCATGACAGCGTCCGGCGATCCGGTTGACATTATGTTCACAGCGTCATGGGCATTTGATTATGTGCAAAATGCGAGAAAAGGCGCTTTCCTGCAAATCGACGATTTGCTGAAGGAGAAAGGCCAAGGCATCGTTAGCGCATTGGACCCGGCTTTCCTGGAAGGCTCGAAGGTGGATGGCCACAATTACGGCATCCCTGCCAATAAAGAATTGCCAGCACAGGAAGTATGGCGCTTCAATAAACAGCTGCTCGACAAGTACAAGCTGGACATGTCCGGCGTGTACACGCTGGAAAGCCTGGAGCCGCTGCTGAAAACGATTAAAGAAAATGAACCAGACGTATACGCGCTTGCGGTAGATAAGAACCAAATGCCGTATGTGAAGTATGACTACATTATTGAGAAGCTGCCAATGGCGGTTGCACTGGACACGACAGATTACAAAATCGTAAACGTGCTCGACACGCCAGAGATGAAGCAAATTCTCGGCACGATGCACAAATATTACAAAGCAGGCTACATTCCGACGGAAGCCGCAACGATGGATTCCATGACGGATGCGCAAACGACGGGCAAATGGTTTGCAGACCGTGCCACTTCGCAGCCATTCGCGGACAATCTATGGTCGGCAAGCTACGGCTACCCGGTTGTATCGACGCCAGCGAGCGATGCGCTCATTTACAACTGGTCGGTTATGGGCTCGATGCAAGCTATTTCGGCTAACTCGGCTTACCCAGAAAAAGCGATGGAGTTCCTAAACCTGCTTAATACGGACCCTGTCCTGCGCAATATGATCGATTCCGGTATTGAAGGCGTGCATTACAAAAAAGTAAGCGACACCGTCATGGACAATTTGGACGAGTCGAAAAACTACGATATGCCAACCTTCTCGCTCGGCAATCTGATGATTACGTATTTGAATACGACAGATCCGACGAACAAATGGGAAGAGTTCAAGAAATTTAATGATGCGGGTACAGTAGCCCCGCTGCTTGGCTTCAACTTTGATACATCGAAAGTGACAACCGAAATTGCTTCCGTACAAAACGTAAAAGAAGAGTACTGGGCAGCTCTAATGACCGGTACGGTTGACCCTGAAGTTTATTTGCCGCGTGCCAATGAGAAGTTTAAAGCGGCAGGCCTGGATAAAATTATTGAGGAAGCGCAGCGCCAGCTTGATGAGTGGAGAGCCGCGAACGGCAAGTAA
- a CDS encoding response regulator transcription factor, translated as MYRVFIVDDEPFIIDGLYDIIDWSAFGLEIVGSAENGQEALAALMDLPADILLTDISMPTMDGLALIREARKFRPDLKVIILSGYNEFDYIKEGLKLGVENYLLKPINLDELQETLAGTIDKLNASKADRLFSEYDIRILRDNILYRWLTGRIAPSELQERMELLQLSLDRPYVVTAVVRTDETASPAYEAAERLAVQDPSMLPFVDIDGDLVIVFMLDEPETGKREAIEKLRGMQPKLAHSAMRLSIGSAEPMGEEAPRSYANAKKAQEYFLLYDDPEILDYDLLVQAGPPGTANEAAAPLDWPTFAKLIKGRDVEKLHEAIEAEFERCHAREGITPAFMQSMAIELMIRFKMELKEIKQADQPELYEAGFTKIMQLPSIDGLMAVVKEAATLTVESLLKDVKSPVIQLVLSEVHEHYAQPLSLKLLSQQYNIHPVYLGHLFQKETNETFTEYINKYRIGKAQQLLKETQLKVQEIAATVGYWETGYFYKQFKKYVGISPTEYKGLL; from the coding sequence ATGTATAGAGTATTCATTGTGGATGATGAACCGTTCATTATTGATGGGCTATATGACATTATTGACTGGTCGGCCTTCGGCCTGGAAATCGTCGGCAGCGCGGAAAATGGCCAGGAGGCACTGGCGGCTTTAATGGATCTGCCCGCAGACATCTTGCTGACAGATATTTCAATGCCGACGATGGATGGCCTCGCCCTCATTCGGGAAGCGCGTAAATTTCGCCCGGATCTTAAAGTTATTATTTTAAGCGGCTATAATGAATTCGATTATATAAAAGAGGGTCTCAAGCTTGGCGTTGAAAATTATTTGCTCAAGCCGATTAATCTCGACGAGCTGCAGGAAACGCTCGCCGGCACGATTGACAAGCTGAATGCAAGCAAGGCGGATCGGTTGTTCAGCGAATACGATATTCGTATATTGCGCGATAATATATTGTATCGCTGGTTGACGGGACGCATTGCGCCCAGTGAGCTGCAGGAGAGAATGGAATTATTGCAGCTCAGTCTTGACCGGCCCTATGTGGTAACCGCTGTAGTGCGGACGGACGAGACGGCCTCGCCAGCGTATGAAGCGGCTGAGCGATTGGCTGTGCAAGACCCATCGATGCTGCCGTTTGTCGATATCGATGGCGACTTGGTCATCGTATTTATGCTCGATGAGCCAGAGACGGGCAAGCGCGAGGCGATAGAGAAGCTGCGCGGCATGCAGCCGAAGCTGGCACATAGCGCCATGCGCCTCTCCATCGGCAGCGCTGAACCGATGGGGGAAGAAGCACCGCGCAGCTATGCGAATGCGAAGAAAGCGCAGGAATATTTTCTGCTATATGATGACCCTGAAATATTGGATTACGATTTGCTTGTGCAGGCAGGGCCGCCGGGGACGGCGAATGAGGCCGCTGCACCGCTCGATTGGCCAACCTTTGCGAAGCTGATTAAGGGAAGGGATGTAGAGAAGCTGCATGAGGCCATTGAGGCCGAATTCGAGCGCTGCCACGCCAGGGAGGGCATTACCCCTGCTTTTATGCAAAGCATGGCGATTGAGCTGATGATCCGCTTCAAGATGGAGCTCAAGGAAATCAAGCAAGCCGATCAGCCGGAGCTTTATGAGGCGGGCTTCACGAAAATTATGCAGCTTCCTTCGATTGACGGACTGATGGCGGTTGTGAAGGAAGCGGCGACTTTGACGGTGGAATCGCTGCTGAAGGATGTGAAAAGCCCGGTCATTCAACTGGTGCTGAGCGAGGTGCATGAGCATTACGCCCAGCCGTTGTCGCTTAAGCTGCTGAGCCAGCAATATAATATTCATCCGGTTTACCTCGGACATCTGTTCCAGAAGGAAACGAATGAAACGTTCACCGAATATATTAATAAATACCGTATTGGCAAAGCCCAGCAGCTGCTGAAGGAGACGCAGCTCAAGGTGCAGGAAATTGCAGCAACCGTCGGTTATTGGGAGACAGGCTATTTCTACAAACAATTTAAGAAATACGTCGGAATTTCCCCGACGGAATACAAAGGACTACTCTAA
- a CDS encoding sensor histidine kinase has product MKLQRLYDQYVRNNLFMKMILLFVLITTGTIVTFAYFMYDFMSQSIVRNELENQKKAMDSVNSYMTRKYDSVQSMMVDVYRNEPLSLNLSYFLQNPFDDYMKFRLDQNIDETSTSLPKGLDYFDNKLEDDPDIENLLLYSSNRQFLYVYKKNHVTKLISSNASRSYIPDAMAQEDTRVSVPNIWVRRAIEQSDPELYAFRLPINDKQTLKGLGQLLVYYKSDQIRQALKNYEGQLKGYIVVLNPAGEVLFDSSDTYYGKIYPYMDKLDTLYGTAMLEQESYVTTLTQNQAGFIVVGVAPKAEVAAAAHGLKQMIMLISALCIAVVLLVPTLAVVNFAKRTNKIIRFMRKVESGELTARIQDDRGDELGQISRSFNDMLDELSRHIDTVYKAEIKQKHTELAALQARVNPHFLYNTLEVIRMRAVSQGAKDVGEMIYSLSVLFKSFVQPKGSNTLKDELETARLYLELFRIRYKDRLSFAISCEEGLGDKQVMRMALQPLIENYVVHGLRPRSMDNEVQLEVRRKEERIWVTIADNGSGISSKRLEEIRQSLALPEEAGGGSFGLRSVHERLQLLYGSEYGLDIDSKEGEGTTVTLSFPYDKEAEHV; this is encoded by the coding sequence TTGAAGCTGCAACGGCTGTACGACCAATACGTCAGAAATAATCTGTTTATGAAAATGATTTTGCTGTTTGTTTTGATTACGACGGGGACGATTGTCACCTTCGCCTATTTTATGTATGATTTTATGTCGCAATCGATCGTCCGCAATGAGCTGGAAAACCAGAAAAAAGCGATGGACAGCGTAAACAGCTATATGACCCGCAAATATGATTCTGTCCAGTCGATGATGGTGGATGTATACCGCAATGAGCCGCTGTCGCTGAACTTATCTTATTTTTTGCAAAATCCCTTCGATGACTATATGAAATTCAGGCTCGACCAAAATATCGATGAGACGAGTACAAGTTTGCCGAAAGGGCTCGACTATTTTGATAATAAGCTGGAAGACGACCCGGATATCGAAAATTTGCTGCTGTATAGCTCCAATCGGCAGTTTTTATATGTGTATAAGAAAAATCATGTCACGAAGCTGATTTCGTCCAACGCCTCGCGCTCCTATATTCCCGATGCGATGGCACAGGAAGACACCCGTGTGTCCGTTCCAAATATTTGGGTGCGGCGCGCCATTGAGCAAAGTGATCCCGAGCTGTATGCCTTTCGGCTCCCGATTAATGACAAGCAGACGCTGAAGGGGCTAGGCCAATTGCTCGTCTACTATAAATCGGATCAAATTAGGCAGGCGCTGAAAAATTATGAGGGCCAGCTAAAAGGCTACATTGTTGTACTGAACCCGGCTGGGGAAGTGCTGTTTGATTCCTCGGATACGTACTATGGAAAAATATATCCCTATATGGATAAGCTGGACACGCTCTATGGAACGGCGATGCTGGAGCAGGAGTCTTATGTCACGACGCTGACGCAAAATCAGGCGGGTTTTATCGTCGTCGGTGTCGCGCCGAAGGCCGAGGTCGCGGCAGCGGCCCACGGGCTGAAGCAGATGATTATGCTGATCAGCGCGCTTTGCATTGCCGTCGTACTGCTGGTGCCGACGCTAGCCGTCGTCAATTTTGCCAAACGGACGAATAAAATTATTCGCTTCATGCGCAAGGTGGAAAGCGGCGAGCTTACCGCGCGTATCCAGGATGACCGGGGCGATGAGCTGGGGCAAATTTCGCGCAGCTTCAATGATATGCTCGATGAGCTGAGCCGCCATATCGACACGGTGTACAAGGCGGAAATCAAGCAAAAGCATACGGAGCTTGCGGCTTTGCAGGCGCGGGTCAATCCGCATTTTCTATATAATACGCTGGAGGTTATTCGCATGCGGGCCGTCTCGCAAGGGGCGAAGGATGTGGGAGAGATGATTTACAGCTTGTCGGTGCTGTTCAAGAGCTTTGTGCAGCCGAAGGGAAGCAACACCTTAAAGGATGAGCTGGAAACGGCGCGCCTTTATTTGGAGCTGTTTCGCATTCGCTATAAAGACAGGCTTTCCTTTGCGATCAGCTGCGAGGAGGGGCTCGGCGACAAACAGGTGATGCGGATGGCGCTCCAGCCGCTTATTGAAAATTATGTCGTACATGGCCTGCGGCCGCGCAGCATGGATAATGAAGTTCAATTGGAGGTGCGGCGCAAGGAGGAGCGCATTTGGGTGACGATTGCCGATAACGGCAGCGGCATCAGCAGCAAGCGCCTGGAAGAAATCAGGCAAAGTCTGGCGCTGCCAGAGGAAGCCGGAGGCGGCTCTTTCGGGCTTAGAAGCGTGCATGAGCGGCTGCAATTGCTCTACGGAAGCGAATACGGGCTCGATATCGACAGCAAAGAAGGGGAGGGGACGACGGTCACGCTGTCCTTTCCCTATGACAAGGAGGCAGAGCATGTATAG
- a CDS encoding methyltransferase domain-containing protein, with the protein MKEWYSEAGLTPAAYWTLAWEQAAQSDSRVGNDAEEESYWQQHAPVYDERNPLAPYTAELMGTVIASLRSGDELLEVGPGTGGFTQLLAPYVGKLTVVEPSAAMYEILARSWEQSGLAQAVPEAIHAKWEESSGLACDVLFSANAFYRIRDMKESLAQMNLTARRRVYLVQSIGLPFAHPLRVMYGGKQLERSRAQVLCDILQEMEIAHQMDTFAVQRKSGAIHDVALISWDT; encoded by the coding sequence ATGAAGGAATGGTACAGCGAAGCTGGCTTGACGCCAGCAGCCTACTGGACGCTCGCTTGGGAGCAGGCAGCCCAAAGCGATTCCCGCGTCGGCAATGATGCCGAGGAGGAAAGCTACTGGCAGCAGCATGCGCCTGTTTATGATGAACGCAATCCGCTTGCTCCGTATACGGCGGAGCTGATGGGCACCGTTATAGCAAGCTTGCGGAGCGGGGATGAACTTCTTGAAGTAGGCCCGGGAACGGGCGGATTTACGCAGCTGCTTGCTCCATATGTGGGCAAGCTTACTGTTGTGGAGCCTTCGGCGGCGATGTATGAAATACTGGCAAGAAGCTGGGAGCAGTCTGGTTTGGCGCAAGCTGTGCCGGAGGCGATACATGCGAAGTGGGAAGAGTCTTCGGGGCTGGCTTGCGATGTGCTGTTCAGCGCCAATGCTTTTTACCGGATACGCGATATGAAGGAGAGCCTTGCCCAGATGAATCTTACTGCGAGGAGGCGCGTCTATCTCGTGCAGTCGATCGGGCTGCCTTTTGCCCATCCGCTGCGGGTTATGTATGGCGGAAAGCAGCTGGAACGCAGCCGCGCACAGGTGCTTTGCGATATTTTGCAGGAAATGGAAATCGCCCATCAAATGGACACGTTCGCTGTGCAGCGCAAAAGCGGGGCGATTCATGATGTTGCCCTGATTTCCTGGGATACGTAG